Proteins from a single region of Malaclemys terrapin pileata isolate rMalTer1 chromosome 23, rMalTer1.hap1, whole genome shotgun sequence:
- the LOC128828320 gene encoding E3 ubiquitin-protein ligase TRIM39-like, with amino-acid sequence MASGNNLMEKLQDEVSCSICLEYLRDPVTIDCGHNFCCVCITDYCERWEGSTTGVFFCPQCRAGFLQTTFRPNKQLANIVEGIEQLALQPDKEPKEKLCEKHGKKLRLFCEDDGEAICLVCDKSRVHRSHTVIPIEEAAQDYKMKLQEALDFLRQVTGEVAKLQAQEGKKTAQWKDKVRAQREVIVAAFAKRRQALEEEELLLVSRLEEEEEETLQKLQKNAAFLVEQSSSLAQLITEIEQKCQQSAADLLKDVKSTLIRSHSVKLQKPEAIHTELQDSYEVPRVRETLQKYRVDVTLDPNTANAYLLLSQDRRSVRVGDKRQDVPSNPERFDTCTCILGWQRFTTGRHYWEVEVGDKTCWTLGVCEERVSRQGIFTPSPATGFWTVWLRNGDEYAALTSPLTELTLKVKPWQIGILLDYEAGEVSFYNVTGSSHIYTFSDTFSEPLRPYFYPGVRAGGLNDAPLTLQPGTQQP; translated from the exons ATGGCCTCAGGGAATAACCTGATGGAGAAGCTCCAAGATGAAGTGTCCTGCTCCATCTGCCTGGAGTATCTGAGGGACCCTGTGACCATCGACTGCGGGCACAACTTCTGCTGCGTGTGCATCACCGACTATTGTGAGCGGTGGGAGGGCTCCACAACTGGGGTGTTCTTCTGCCCTCAGTGCAGAGCAGGGTTCCTGCAGACCACGTTCAGGCCCAACAAGCAGCTGGCGAACATTGTGGAGGGCATCGAGCAGCTGGCACTGCAGCCAGACAAGGAGCCCAAGGAGAAGCTGTGCGAGAAGCACGGCAAGAAGCTGCGTCTCTTCTGCGAGGATGATGGGGAGGCCATTTGCCTGGTGTGCGATAAGTCCCGGGTGCACCGCTCCCACACTGTGATCCCCATCGAGGAGGCTGCCCAGGACTACAAG ATGAAACTGCAGGAAGCGCTGGATTTTTTGAGACAAGTGACGGGGGAGGTTGCAAAGCTCCAGGCACAAGAGGGGAAGAAAACCGCCCAGTGGAAG GACAAGGTGAGGGCGCAGAGAGAGGTCATTGTAGCCGCGTTTGCCAAGCGCCGTCAGGCTCTAGAAGAGGAAGAGCTGCTCCTCGTgtccaggctggaggaggaggaggaggagaccctGCAGAAGCTTCAGAAGAATGCGGCGTTCCTGGTAGAgcagagctccagcctggcccagctgaTAACGGAGATCGAGCAGAAGTGCCAGCAGTCAGCCGCTGACCTGCTCAAG GACGTGAAAAGCACCTTGATCAG GAGCCACAGTGTGAAGCTTCAGAAGCCAGAGGCCATTCACACGGAGCTACAGGATTCCTATGAGGTCCCCAGGGTGAGGGAAACACTGCAGAAATACAGAG TGGACGTGACTCTGGACCCCAACACAGCCAATGCCTACCTGCTCCTGTCCCAGGATCGGCGGAGCGTGAGGGTGGGCGACAAGAGGCAGGACGTCCCCAGTAACCCCGAGCGGTTTGACACGTGCACCTGCATCCTGGGCTGGCAGCGGTTCACAACCGGGAGGCactactgggaggtggaggtgggggacaaGACGTGCTGGACACTGGGGGTCTGTGAGGAGCGTGTGAGCAGGCAGGGAATATTCACGCCCTCACCAGCGACCGGCTTCTGGACGGTGTGGCTGCGCAATGGGGATGAGTATGCAGCGCTCACCTCCCCCCTGACCGAGCTCACGCTGAAAGTGAAGCCCTGGCAGATTGGCATCCTCCTGGACTATGAGGCCGGAGAGGTGTCCTTCTACAACGTGACTGGTAGCTCTCACATCTACACCTTCAGTGACACCTTCTCGGAGCCCCTGCGGCCATACTTCTACCCGGGGGTGCGGGCAGGCGGCCTGAATGATGCACCGCTGACCCTCCAACCGGGcacacagcagccatga